A genomic region of Deltaproteobacteria bacterium contains the following coding sequences:
- a CDS encoding 4'-phosphopantetheinyl transferase superfamily protein: MDFILDENQIHLWCVSLEVQESELERLKKYLNKKEKFRSEKFYSREDQRRFVVSHAALQCLLKNYLDSEYPFVFTENEYGKPFLAKNSLQFNLSHSHELALIAFAKNTSLGIDVERIKENPNIPNIARRFFSVCEAEQLLSLPSAKQTDFFYRCWTQKEALIKALGLGFSESLEGLNQNTEWYIQELSVHSHYKAALAVKGRDWKWELRQWDRFSHVKTF; this comes from the coding sequence ATGGATTTTATTTTAGACGAAAATCAGATTCATCTATGGTGTGTTTCCTTAGAAGTTCAGGAATCTGAACTCGAAAGATTGAAAAAGTATCTCAACAAAAAAGAAAAATTTCGAAGCGAAAAGTTTTATTCTCGTGAAGATCAAAGACGTTTTGTCGTCTCCCATGCGGCCTTGCAATGTCTTTTAAAAAATTATCTGGACTCTGAATATCCCTTCGTTTTTACAGAAAACGAGTATGGAAAGCCCTTTCTTGCAAAAAATTCTCTGCAATTTAATCTTTCTCATTCTCACGAATTGGCTTTGATTGCTTTTGCAAAAAATACTTCTCTGGGTATTGATGTAGAAAGGATAAAAGAGAATCCCAATATTCCCAATATTGCTCGGCGTTTTTTTTCTGTTTGTGAAGCAGAGCAGCTGTTGTCTTTGCCGTCTGCAAAACAGACAGATTTTTTTTATCGTTGTTGGACTCAAAAAGAAGCCCTGATCAAAGCCTTGGGGTTGGGCTTTTCCGAGTCTTTAGAGGGATTAAATCAAAATACGGAGTGGTATATTCAGGAGCTTTCAGTTCATTCTCATTACAAAGCAGCCCTGGCGGTTAAGGGAAGGGATTGGAAGTGGGAGTTGAGACAGTGGGACAGGTTTAGTCATGTTAAGACTTTTTGA
- a CDS encoding M48 family metallopeptidase: MLRLFEMGPHRIEYRIQRTSRTGSVGIQVLPNSSVLLRIPKRFSEKKLDEIVEKRAAWILAKQNHFKENFKVYSLTQGAKLPYRGQSICLQIQQASIAQRSVSFNGTELIVLLREGDGIEPHLRAQLLKWYYAQAREKIIESIDRFQMDLGVSVKKISVRNQRQRWGSCNHKQHLSFNWRLILVPPQLLDYVVLHEMCHVLHPNHSRFFWETVESVMPNYAENRRGLRQKSAEYFSFL, encoded by the coding sequence ATGTTAAGACTTTTTGAAATGGGCCCTCATAGAATTGAATATCGTATTCAGCGGACCTCCAGAACCGGTTCAGTGGGGATTCAAGTGCTGCCTAATTCTTCTGTTTTACTCCGTATCCCCAAACGCTTTTCCGAAAAAAAGTTAGATGAAATTGTTGAAAAACGCGCAGCATGGATTTTGGCAAAACAAAATCATTTCAAAGAAAATTTCAAGGTCTATTCTTTGACTCAGGGCGCTAAGCTTCCTTATCGGGGGCAAAGCATCTGTTTGCAGATTCAACAAGCCAGTATTGCTCAAAGAAGTGTCTCTTTTAACGGAACGGAACTGATTGTCTTGTTGCGAGAAGGAGATGGCATTGAGCCGCATTTAAGAGCTCAACTTTTAAAGTGGTACTACGCGCAGGCTCGAGAAAAAATCATTGAGAGTATTGATCGTTTTCAAATGGACTTAGGAGTTTCAGTAAAAAAAATCAGTGTTCGAAATCAAAGGCAGCGTTGGGGAAGTTGCAACCACAAACAACATCTGAGTTTTAACTGGCGCCTCATCTTGGTTCCGCCTCAGCTTTTGGATTACGTGGTTCTCCACGAGATGTGTCATGTGCTTCATCCCAATCATTCCCGTTTTTTTTGGGAAACAGTTGAAAGTGTGATGCCCAATTATGCAGAAAATCGGCGCGGCTTGAGACAAAAATCTGCGGAGTATTTTTCGTTTTTATAG
- a CDS encoding short-chain fatty acid transporter: MVRLGQRSGLALANWTEKWFPDALVFAFLGVVVTFVLGICIGEKPAQLAIAGGKGFWSLVPFTMQMVMIIIGGYVVATAPVINRLIEKLASLPKTPKSAVAFIAFFSMMTSLLSWGFSLIFSALLVKAIARRLKDLDYRAAGAAAYLGLGAIWALGLSSSAALMMATFESIPPKLFAISGLIPLVQTLFLWQNALMAVVLILLSLGVAYFSTPPSSEARNAEFYGVDLTEKPLHLSHSDRPREWLEYSPLLNLFMVALLGFYLIYEFKTSPKGALAALDLNTYNLISITLGLLLHWCPKNFGSAVLKAVPACGGVLIQFPFYAVTFGMIMGTGITGYVANLFVHISSPQTYPLLVALYSTVIGIFIPSGGSKWVMEAPYVLEAAKLHHMHLGWVVQIYNAAEALLNLVNPFWMLPLLAILKVKARDLVGYTFMQFIWHMPVVFFLCWMLSKTFHASP; the protein is encoded by the coding sequence ATGGTTCGCTTGGGACAGCGCTCAGGTCTTGCCTTGGCCAATTGGACCGAGAAATGGTTTCCCGATGCCCTGGTGTTTGCTTTTTTGGGGGTCGTCGTTACCTTTGTTCTAGGAATTTGTATTGGTGAAAAGCCCGCTCAACTGGCCATTGCAGGAGGAAAAGGTTTTTGGTCTTTGGTTCCCTTTACCATGCAGATGGTGATGATCATCATTGGTGGATATGTGGTGGCGACGGCTCCGGTGATTAATCGCCTGATTGAAAAACTGGCCAGTCTGCCTAAGACACCCAAATCGGCAGTGGCCTTCATTGCTTTTTTTTCGATGATGACGTCACTCCTTTCCTGGGGCTTTAGTCTTATTTTTAGTGCCTTGCTTGTGAAGGCCATTGCACGCCGTTTAAAAGATCTTGATTATCGTGCAGCGGGGGCTGCTGCCTATCTGGGTTTGGGCGCCATCTGGGCGCTAGGTCTTTCTTCTTCGGCAGCGCTCATGATGGCCACCTTTGAAAGCATTCCACCCAAACTGTTCGCCATCAGCGGGCTTATTCCTCTCGTCCAAACCCTTTTTCTTTGGCAAAATGCCTTAATGGCCGTGGTTTTGATTCTTTTGTCTTTGGGCGTCGCCTATTTTTCCACCCCTCCCTCCAGCGAAGCGAGAAATGCAGAATTTTACGGAGTAGATCTTACTGAAAAGCCTCTCCACTTGAGTCATTCAGATCGACCAAGAGAATGGCTGGAATACAGTCCTCTCTTGAATCTGTTCATGGTAGCCTTGTTGGGCTTTTACCTCATTTATGAATTCAAAACTTCTCCCAAGGGGGCATTGGCTGCTCTCGATCTGAATACCTACAACCTGATTTCTATTACACTGGGGCTTTTATTGCATTGGTGCCCTAAAAATTTTGGGTCTGCTGTTTTAAAGGCGGTTCCTGCCTGCGGTGGGGTATTAATTCAATTTCCTTTTTATGCCGTCACTTTTGGGATGATCATGGGGACAGGAATCACAGGCTATGTTGCAAATCTTTTTGTCCACATCAGTAGCCCACAAACTTATCCTCTCTTGGTTGCCTTGTACTCTACGGTAATAGGCATATTTATTCCTTCGGGTGGAAGTAAATGGGTGATGGAAGCGCCTTACGTGCTGGAAGCCGCAAAATTGCATCACATGCACCTGGGATGGGTGGTACAAATTTATAACGCCGCCGAGGCCTTGCTTAATCTGGTGAACCCTTTTTGGATGTTGCCCTTGCTGGCCATTTTGAAAGTGAAGGCCCGTGATTTGGTGGGCTATACCTTCATGCAGTTTATTTGGCATATGCCTGTTGTATTTTTTCTTTGTTGGATGCTTTCGAAAACTTTTCATGCCTCACCCTGA